Below is a window of Enterococcus gilvus ATCC BAA-350 DNA.
CTTTCATCAGCTCTTTGGCAAATGCTACCTGTGTTTGTGTTGAGGGTGTTGTGGTGCTTGTCGCATCAGAACGAGTTTCTGTCTTCACATAGTCTAAAAAACGTGGTAATAAATTTTCGTACATCTTACTCTCTCCTTTAATGCTTATTTATTTAAATGAAAAAGGATTCGTGGACGTCTCAGACACGAAGAAATCGACTGTCCATTCTTCTTCATTTTTCCATTGTTCAAATAGAGCCACCATCTTTTCTTTGCACAATGACTCAATATAATGGCCCGGATCAATCACCAGCATCCCTGTTTCCTGCATATCATGCGCGGTATGGTAATAGACATCTCCAGTAATGTAAACATCCGCTTTCGCAGCCAAAGCATCGCGATAAAATTTTTCACCGCTTCCGCCACAAATAGCCACTCGCTTGATTGTTTTCTTCTCCGTATGAGGATAAACGACCCGTAATCCGTCCAATTGAAATGTTTCTTTTACCTTCTCAATGAAATCTTCCGTCGGTAGTGCTTCTTTCAACTCACCAATTCGGCCGATCCCAAATTTCTCGGTGAGATTATCTAACGAGTAGATATCATAAGCCGGTTCTTCGTAGGGGTGCGCAGCGAGCATTGCTTGTTCAACCGCTGCTTGTCTCGTTTCAGGAAAAATAACTTCGATTTTACTTTCCTGAACCTGTTCCGGCACGTTTTTCGATCCAATTGCCGGGTTCGCTTCCTCCGTTGGTGTAAAACGACCTGTCCCATTTACTGTAAACGAGGTTGCTTGATAATTCCCTTGTTCCCCCGCACCAGCTTCAGCTAATGCTCGACGCATTTCTTTTGCGTTTTCTTGCGGAACATAAACAGCCATTTTTTTCATGGAGATCGTGTGCGTTTGGACCAAATGACTCGTATTGAAAACATCCAAGGCTTCGCAAAACCAATCATTCAATCCATTAGAAACAATATCCATATTGGTATGTGCCGCATAGACTGCGATGTCATGCTTAAGTAAATCTGCATACATCTTCGTTTGCACCTCATCCGTCGTCAAGCGAGAAACTGGACGAAATATCGGAGGGTGCTTCACGATCAACAGATCAATTTTTTTAGCGATTGCCTCTTCAACAACATTTGGACGAACATCCAGACTCATCATAATACGATCGACTTCTTTATCTAAGGTGCCGATATGCAAGCCAACAGGATCGCCATCTTCAGCTAACCACTCAGGACAATACTCGTTGAATCGTTGAATAAATTTATTTCCCTGCATGTGCAAGTACCTCCTTGATCCATTCGATTTCTTGTGCGACTTCACGGATTTTCTCGGCTACATCTTGATCACTTTGATGTAAGCTGTTCAAAATTCTCTCACTCTTAGATAATTTATATTGCCATTTTTCTAGAAATACTTCATTTTCTTCTCTCAACAAAATCGGCCCAAAGAACAACTCTTTTTCCGTGTACTCTGGAATGGTTTCTTTCTTTTCTGCGACGATTATCTCATAGACCTTCTGATTTTCCTCGAGGATCGACTCGTCAGTAATCGTATATTTCTCATCTACTAACCATTTTCGTAATTGACGTTCACCAACATTTGGCTGCAAGATCAGTCGTTCTTCTCCAGATAAACGATTTTTTTCTTTTCCCCGTTGTAAAATATCGCGGATCAATACACCGCCCATACCGCAGATAGTAATAGCTGAAACATGGTCTTCCAGTTTTACGGCTTCCAGTCCATCTGCAAGTCGGACATCAATTTTATTTTCTAATCCGTTTTTTGCTACTTGCTTCTGAGCGGATTTATAGGGACCTACAACCACTTCCCCGGCAATACCATAAGAAATTTTATTTTGAAGCATCAGCGCCACTGGAAGGTAGGCATGGTCCGAGCCGATATCGGCTAATCGGGCATTTTGCGGAACAAATTCCGCCGCTTTTTGTAAACGAAGGGATAAATCTTTCGCGTTCATTTTTTCACATCCTAAAAATAATTATAACACTCCTTAAAAAAAGCGCCCTTAAAAAGAGCTAAATGACAGCGCTTTTTAATAGGGCGTTTCTCTTTTTCTAAGAAACTTTTCGCTTTTTAACCATTTCGACGGTTTTCACCAATCACGAATATTTCCTTACTCAAATAACGAATACGTTCCATGATTCTTTTGGCCTTTAACGGCTCTTCATCCCCGCGTTGTGTAACAGACAAATGTTCTTCCAACTCATCCATATTGAAATTTGAAGAAAAGAATGTTGGGAGCTGTTCTTGCATACGGTGCTGCAAAATAACACCTAGAACTTCGTCACGAATCCAAGCACTCATAGAATCGGCACCAATGTCATCAATCATCAAAATTGGCGCACGCTTCACTTCATTCAATTTAGGGCCCACTTTATCGTTTGAAATTGCTTGTTTCATTTCTCCAGCAAAGGTTGGAAAATGTAACAGCGTGGTTTCGAATCCTTTGACAGCCAGTTCATGGGCCACGGCTCCTAACAAGTAGGTTTTCCCTACACCAAATGTCCCCACTAAATACAACGCTTTATGAAACGACTTAGGGCTGCCCTCATACTGATTTATAAAATCTAAGGAAGCCTCCAGCGCTTCGCTTCGTCCTGAAGTGACTTCAAAAGTACGGATAGAGGCTTTACGAATATCTTTAGGCATATCCAAAGAATTCACTCGATTACGGATTTCCTCCTCGCGCTTCAAACGCAACAACTCATCGGTAGGTACATAAGTAACGTCAATAAAATGAAAATTCAAGCTTAATTGCGGTTCGTAGCCTGGTGCGATCATGGTTGGATCAGAGGCCAAGAATTTTTTCTTTTCTTGAACAAACTCGTAAAGCTTTGCAAAAGATTTTTCAATGTCCTCTTGCGTTAATTTTTCTTTGTGTTCTTCAATAAATTGACGAACATCCGGATCAGCCAAAACTTCTTCCATCATTTGACGGTAACGGCCATCAACTCCGCGGCTTCTAATGATGCGATTCAATTCTTTTCCTACATCTTCCATCAATCGTCACCTTCTTTACTCAAATATTCTGCTAATTTACGGTTCAATTCCGCTTCTTTTTCTGGCGTCAATTTTGTTTCTTTTGGCGGTTGCTTGATATGTTCCGGCAATGCCTCTTTACGACCCGCTCCACGCTTTTGGTAATTTGAACGCGAGGGTTGAGTCTTACGAACCAATTTTTGATTGTTCTGTCGGACATGCGCGATTGCTGCTTCCGGCGTTGTGATTTTCTTTTGCGCCCAATCGTTGGCGATCGCATTTAAATAATTCGCATTGATTACAGCTTGATTTTGGATCACTAAAATATAATTGATGATGATATTGATGACGCTCTTAGGGAGTAAATTTCTACCGATCAATTCCTCTAGCAATCGAACTTCCGTATTTGTTTCAAATCCGCCTTTTTCTCTTTTTATCGCTCTTAAGAAAGTGACCGGCGCGATTTTTTTGCTTTGTGTAATAATTTCTAACTCTTGCGGTGAAAAAGTCCCCGTTGTCTCTTTATTTTCAGTAACAGCTTCCGGTGAAGCAGTAGGAATAATCGGCCGCTTCTCTTTATTGATCAATTGTCGCAAATAAGTAAAATTAACGCCTGTCTTCTCACCCGCCGCAGCTTTGGCAACATATTCTGCAAGGTCCAGTTCCCCCAAACCATAAAGAGTCTGGAAGGTCTGTAATTTTTCACGTTCATCAACAGATAAAATAAGATTGAATCGTTTCAATTGTTGGCTAAACAATGACCAATCAAAGTCTCTGGAATCTGAAAAATCATCCTGTGTTTTTTCCAGCAGCTCACTCTGGCTGTCAAAGATTTTCTCATCAAAACGGTAAACATCGCGAAAACGCTTCGTGACATTTTTAGCAGTGGTTGTGTCAAAATCCTTTGGCTTGAAACGCTCCACCAACCGTTCATACCGTCGCGTACCAATTTTTTCTAATAATAAATAACCCATTAATGGATCTTGGAAAAATTTAACTGGGTACATCGGGGTCCTTAAATGATACAGCAGACTCAATCCTATCTCATCATCCGTTTGCTGGTACGTGTCTAACAGACCTATTCCTTCAAGCTGTTCTCGTGCCTTGATCAAATTCATCAGTCCAGTATCGACAGCAGCCAGCAAGTCTGTATGCATCAAACTAGGACTTTTTCCTTCGATGGTAATGTCACTTGCTAAGGTTAAATAGAGACTTAATGCGGCGCTGCCAATGATCGGCTGATACAAATAAAGCAACGCCTCTTGCTTACTTTGATCAAGCTGTGGCTCTCCAAAGACCGTGTAAAAGGTGCTGGGTTTTAGTTCTTCTGCCACTAAAAAGCCTCCTACTCTTCATCCGTTGATTTCGCTTTATCAACGATCTCCTGTAATTCCTTCAAGAACACAGACATATCTTTAAATTGTCGATATACACTTGCAAAACGTATATACGCAATTTCATCCACTTCCATCAAATCTTCCATGACAAATTCGCCAACCTGACTCGTTGGAACTTCATTTTCTCCCATGCTGCGGACCCGATTTTCCACGTGATCAACGATTTGTTCCATTTGTTCCATCGCGACTGGGCGTTTTTCCGCCGAACGGATCAATCCGCGTAAAATTTTATCACGGCTGAACTCTTCACGATCCCCGTTTCGCTTAACAACTAATAAAGGAGCTGCTTCGATCCGCTCAAAGGTTGTAAACCGAAACCCACAGCTTTCGCACTCTCTTCTACGGCGAATCGCTCGTCCGTCATCAGTTTGTCGACTATCGATCACTCGAGAATTATTATGATTACATCTTGGACAACGCATTGCTTCACCCACACTTTCTTACGTTTAGTTAAATTCACTGATTTTGTGAAATATATTTTGTTATATAGAACAATTTTTTAAAAACAACGATTCGCTGTGACATTAAATTTATTTGTTTATATAACATGAGTTTACCATAACCAGCGTGCTAAAAAAAGCGTCGTACTGCTACGACGCCGAATTCTTTAAGAAACAAATTTATTTTTTTTTAGCCAATCAAGGACTTGCCGCTGCGTTGTTTCTTTCGAGGAACAATTATCAATGACCACATCTGCTCGTTTTCTCTTTTCTTCTAAAGAAAGCTGACTGTTGATTCGTTCCAAGGCTTCTTTTTCTGAAAAATCATTTCTCATCATCAACCGTTGCAATTGTATTTCTGGAGTGACATACACTACCGCGACCTGATCCATCATCGCTTCATACTTTCCTTCATATAATAAAGGAATGTCCACGATCACAAGGGGGCTTACGCGCTTAGCCTCTTCTGTTTGTTTCGTAATTTCCTTCCGAATAAAGGAATCTAATGTTCGATTCAACAGGTTTCTCTGCTCTTCATCTTGAAAAACAATCGTTCCTAATCTTTTTCGATCTAGCGCGCCATTTTCTTTGATGATTTCCGAGCCGAAAACTTTTTTTAGAGCATGAAGTCCTTCCGTATCCGGTTCAACCACTTCTCTAGCAACAATATCCCCGTCGACAACAGGGAATCCTTGCTCTTTAAAAAGAGTTACCACCGTCGATTTTCCACTAGCGATTCCTCCAGTAATGCCTAAAACAAAGCTCATCTTTACACCTTCTTCAATTTTTGACAATGTGGGCAGAGATGCGTTCCTCTCTGAGCAACTTTGATCTTTATAATTGGTGTGCCGCAACGAGAGCAAGGCATCCCCGTTTGTCCATAGACATGCAGCTCTTGTTGGAAATGACCTGCTTCTCCCAGCGCATTCAAATACGTCCGAATAGTGGTGCCGCCTGCTTCTTTGGCTTTTCCAATCACTTCAATGCTGGCTTCTCGTAAACGACGAACAGATTGCGCACTTAATGTATTAGCAGGCTGCTCTGGATGAATCTTTGCCAGCCATAACACTTCATCCACGTAAATATTCCCTAAACCTGCCACCACTTTTTGATTTAATAATAATGGCTTGATCATGGTTGAGGATTTTTTTAACTGCTGTTTAAAAAGCGCTAGATCGAAGTCTTCATCTGTCGGCTCCGGTCCCAATTGGGCCAAACCTTTGTACTCCTTGGCTGTCCCTTTTTTTAGCAGCGCCATTCGGCCAAATTTTCGAACGTCATGATAGACCAGTTCTGACCCATCTGAAAAAATAAAGCGTACATGGCTGTGCTTATCTAATGGCGTCGGCTGTTTAAAGTATTCATATTTGCCTTCCATTCTTAAATGGGAAACCATTTCATAATGAGTAAACTGAAAAATTAAATACTTCCCCCGACGTTCGACAGTTTCAATGGACTCCCCGATCAACTGCTGCTGGAAAATTTCTACTTCTGGGAATTCAACGATTCTTGGCCAATAAACATCGACCTTTGCGATCGTCTTTCCTTTGACTAAAGAAACTAGCCCCTTCCTTACTGTTTCAACTTCTGGCAATTCTGGCATATCTATCATCCTAACTCTATTCTTTTATTCGATTTTATGAACTTGCTTGAGCCAGGTACGCCCTTCACATCTCTGGATATATTAACAGTGAAGCGGTACGTATCTTTATCTCGCAAAAAAGGCGCAAGTTCGTATTAACGGTACCATTTTTCTAAAAAAGCGAAAAATAATTTGTTTTCTCTAGAAAGAACAGGCAATCATTCTTATTCTAACATGCCCGCAGCAATTTAAATGAAGTAAAAAAGCTGGAATTTCTTCCAGCTTTTCACTATTTTGCTTCATACCATGTTTTGCCCCAATTGCTGTCCGTCAAAAGCGGCACATCTAATTGGACAGTATTTTCCATCACTTCTTTTACGAGTGCGTCTAACTGTTCTAATTCACTCTCAGGGACTTCAAATACCAATTCATCGTGCACTTGCAACAGCATCGTTGCTTGCAATTTTTCTTCTTTCAAACGTTTTGCCATTTCGATCATTGCCAACTTCAAAATATCTGCAGCACTTCCTTGGATCGGTGTGTTGATCGCCGTTCGCTCAGCGAAGGACCTAAGATTGAAGTTGCGGGCATTAATGTCTGGTAAATACCGTCGGCGATTGTATAAGGTAGCCGCATAGCCTTTATCTTTTGCTTCTCGAACACTTTCTTCCATGTACCGTTTTACATCTGGATAATTTTCGAAATACGTATCGATATATTCTTGAGCTGCTTTTCTGGTGATTCCTAAATTTTGTGACAAGCCGTAATCAGAGATCCCATAAACGATACCGAAGTTCACTGCTTTTGCATTGCGGCGCATATTCGGTGTTACCTCATCTTCAGAAACATTGAAGACACGCATCGCGGTACTCGTGTGAATATCCATTCCGTCACGGAAGGCTTGCTTCAAATGTTCATCTCCAGAAATATGTGCCAAAACGCGTAACTCGATCTGAGAGTAGTCAGAAGAATAAATCAACCAGTTTTCATCTCGCGGCACAAACGCTTGACGAATTTTTCTTCCTTCTTCTAAACGGATCGGGATATTTTGTAAGTTCGGATCAACTGAACTCAATCGTCCCGTTTGCGTTAATGTCTGAATATAACGAGTATGGATCTTGTTGTCGCTTTGAATCACTTTCAAAAGACCCTCTACATAAGTTGATTGAATCTTAGCAATCTGACGATAGTTTAAAATATGCTCCACAATTGGCGCTTGCTCCCGTAATTGTTCCAACACATCGACTGCTGTGGAATAACCGGTCTTTGTTTTTTTGATTACTGGCAGATTCATTTTTTCGAACAAAATAACGCCCAGCTGTTTCGGTGAATTAATATTGAATTCTTCTCCCGCATCTTGATAAATCTTTTTTTCGATCTCTTGCAAACGTTTGGAGAACTCCCCACGCATCGATTGCAACCGTTGTGCGTCAACAGTGATCCCTGTAATTTCCATTTCAGCCAAAATACGTGAAAGCGGCAGTTCCATTTGATAAAACAGATCATCCTGTTTCTTTTCTTCCAATTCTTTTTCCAATTTATCATTTAAGAAATGGATCGCTTTGATTTTCCGTGCCAAATGTCCAAAGAAGACTTCACGATCTTCAGGGAGACCTTTTTTAGCGCCTTTTCCGTATATCTGTTCGTCTGTTTGGATCTCAGTATAGCCATAATATTGAGCGACTCCTGCGATGTCATTGCTATTATCGTTGGTATCTAAAAGATACGCCGCTAGTAAAACATCAAAATTGATTCCTTCTGTTTTAGTAATGTAACGATTTAATGCAACATACGTGCGTTTTGCGTCATAAACTTTTTTACCATTTGCAGTTTCCAGCCATTTTTTAAACACATCGCTCTCAAAAAGCGCCAACTCGTCGGTCACATATATTTTTTCTTTGGTTCCCCAAGCAACACCTACAATATCCGATAGATGATAATTCTCTTCTAACATTTCTACATACAAAGCTGAATCAGCTGTGAACATCTCTTCTGTAAATTCATCAACCACTTCAAACTTTATGTCCTCTAATTCAACTTCTTCTTCTTCAACATTTAATTTGCTCAAAAAGCCTTTAAAATCCATTTCCTTGAAGAATGGGATCAACTTGTCTAAATCTTTCCCGTTGTACGCTAAATCATCAATCGAAACATCCACAGGTGCATCTAGTTTGATGGTCGCTAATTCTTTAGAAAGAAACGCCTGATCCTTGTCATTGATCAAATTTTCTTTCATTTTACTTTTCTTCAATTCGTCAATATTTTCATAAACGCCTTCAACACTACCGAACTGCTTCAACAACTTGATCGCTGTCTTTTCTCCAACCTTCGTTACACCAGGGTAATTATCGGAAGTATCTCCCGCTAAGCCCTTCATATCGATAATTTGATGAGGCGTTAATCCATCATATTTTTCAGCTACATGCTCAGGCGTGTAGGATTCGATTTCACTTACCCCTTTAACAGTGATATCTACTTTGATCTTATCCGTCGTTAACTGAGTCAAATCGCGGTCACCAGATAGGACAACTACGTCAAATCCCTCTTCGGCTGCGCGATGCGCGAGTGTGCCAATAATATCGTCCGCTTCATAATTATCGAGCTCGTAGTGCTTTACTCCTAAGCCTACTAATAATTCACGTAAATAGGGCATCTGTTCTCGGAATTCTCCCGGTGTTTTTGATCGCCCACCCTTGTAGTCAGAGTACATAGCTGTACGGAACGTCGTGTTTCCCGCATCAAAAGCTACTAGTACATGTGTCGGTTTTTCTCGATCCATTACATTTTCAAACATGTTGTTAAACGCGTAGATCGCATTCGTGTGCAACCCATTCTTATTTTTAAAACGCTCCAAAGAATTGTGTAAAGCAAAGAAGGCACGAAACGCAACACTATTGCCGTCTACTAATAATAATTTCTTTTCACTCATATACTCGACCCCTAATTTCTATTAATGTAGTTGATTTTTACAAAATAAATGCGTTTTTCAGCACATCAGTCATCATGTTCCAGCCACTTTTCTATGGCGATGATCTTCCACCCCTCATTTTAACAAAGTAATCTATGAAATGAAAAGAATGGAGCCATTTTTTCTCGGATTCTTTCTTTAATGCAAAAAAAAGAGACGATCGCTCGTCTCTTTCTATTTACTACTTCCAAAAATTCTTAAGAATGAAATGAACAGATTAATGAAATCTAAGTAAAGCTGTAGCGCCATAAAGACGGCCACACCATTTCCTGCCTCACCGTTCGTCCCTTGATAAATCTTTCGAATCATTTGATTGTCATACGCCGTGATCCCTGACATAACCACTACCATTAAAATGGAAATGAAGAAATCTACCGCACCACTACGTAATACAAACACATTTAGCAGCATGGCGATAATAATCCCGAACAGACAACTCAATGCTGCTCGTCCAACGCCCGATAAATCACGTTTAGTAAATGAACCTATCAGTGACATCACTAGGAATGTAGCAGATGCTGT
It encodes the following:
- a CDS encoding Nif3-like dinuclear metal center hexameric protein, which produces MHMQGNKFIQRFNEYCPEWLAEDGDPVGLHIGTLDKEVDRIMMSLDVRPNVVEEAIAKKIDLLIVKHPPIFRPVSRLTTDEVQTKMYADLLKHDIAVYAAHTNMDIVSNGLNDWFCEALDVFNTSHLVQTHTISMKKMAVYVPQENAKEMRRALAEAGAGEQGNYQATSFTVNGTGRFTPTEEANPAIGSKNVPEQVQESKIEVIFPETRQAAVEQAMLAAHPYEEPAYDIYSLDNLTEKFGIGRIGELKEALPTEDFIEKVKETFQLDGLRVVYPHTEKKTIKRVAICGGSGEKFYRDALAAKADVYITGDVYYHTAHDMQETGMLVIDPGHYIESLCKEKMVALFEQWKNEEEWTVDFFVSETSTNPFSFK
- a CDS encoding tRNA (adenine(22)-N(1))-methyltransferase, which encodes MNAKDLSLRLQKAAEFVPQNARLADIGSDHAYLPVALMLQNKISYGIAGEVVVGPYKSAQKQVAKNGLENKIDVRLADGLEAVKLEDHVSAITICGMGGVLIRDILQRGKEKNRLSGEERLILQPNVGERQLRKWLVDEKYTITDESILEENQKVYEIIVAEKKETIPEYTEKELFFGPILLREENEVFLEKWQYKLSKSERILNSLHQSDQDVAEKIREVAQEIEWIKEVLAHAGK
- the dnaI gene encoding primosomal protein DnaI; translated protein: MEDVGKELNRIIRSRGVDGRYRQMMEEVLADPDVRQFIEEHKEKLTQEDIEKSFAKLYEFVQEKKKFLASDPTMIAPGYEPQLSLNFHFIDVTYVPTDELLRLKREEEIRNRVNSLDMPKDIRKASIRTFEVTSGRSEALEASLDFINQYEGSPKSFHKALYLVGTFGVGKTYLLGAVAHELAVKGFETTLLHFPTFAGEMKQAISNDKVGPKLNEVKRAPILMIDDIGADSMSAWIRDEVLGVILQHRMQEQLPTFFSSNFNMDELEEHLSVTQRGDEEPLKAKRIMERIRYLSKEIFVIGENRRNG
- a CDS encoding DnaD domain protein, giving the protein MAEELKPSTFYTVFGEPQLDQSKQEALLYLYQPIIGSAALSLYLTLASDITIEGKSPSLMHTDLLAAVDTGLMNLIKAREQLEGIGLLDTYQQTDDEIGLSLLYHLRTPMYPVKFFQDPLMGYLLLEKIGTRRYERLVERFKPKDFDTTTAKNVTKRFRDVYRFDEKIFDSQSELLEKTQDDFSDSRDFDWSLFSQQLKRFNLILSVDEREKLQTFQTLYGLGELDLAEYVAKAAAGEKTGVNFTYLRQLINKEKRPIIPTASPEAVTENKETTGTFSPQELEIITQSKKIAPVTFLRAIKREKGGFETNTEVRLLEELIGRNLLPKSVINIIINYILVIQNQAVINANYLNAIANDWAQKKITTPEAAIAHVRQNNQKLVRKTQPSRSNYQKRGAGRKEALPEHIKQPPKETKLTPEKEAELNRKLAEYLSKEGDD
- the nrdR gene encoding transcriptional regulator NrdR, which produces MRCPRCNHNNSRVIDSRQTDDGRAIRRRRECESCGFRFTTFERIEAAPLLVVKRNGDREEFSRDKILRGLIRSAEKRPVAMEQMEQIVDHVENRVRSMGENEVPTSQVGEFVMEDLMEVDEIAYIRFASVYRQFKDMSVFLKELQEIVDKAKSTDEE
- the coaE gene encoding dephospho-CoA kinase (Dephospho-CoA kinase (CoaE) performs the final step in coenzyme A biosynthesis.); amino-acid sequence: MSFVLGITGGIASGKSTVVTLFKEQGFPVVDGDIVAREVVEPDTEGLHALKKVFGSEIIKENGALDRKRLGTIVFQDEEQRNLLNRTLDSFIRKEITKQTEEAKRVSPLVIVDIPLLYEGKYEAMMDQVAVVYVTPEIQLQRLMMRNDFSEKEALERINSQLSLEEKRKRADVVIDNCSSKETTQRQVLDWLKKNKFVS
- the mutM gene encoding DNA-formamidopyrimidine glycosylase, whose product is MPELPEVETVRKGLVSLVKGKTIAKVDVYWPRIVEFPEVEIFQQQLIGESIETVERRGKYLIFQFTHYEMVSHLRMEGKYEYFKQPTPLDKHSHVRFIFSDGSELVYHDVRKFGRMALLKKGTAKEYKGLAQLGPEPTDEDFDLALFKQQLKKSSTMIKPLLLNQKVVAGLGNIYVDEVLWLAKIHPEQPANTLSAQSVRRLREASIEVIGKAKEAGGTTIRTYLNALGEAGHFQQELHVYGQTGMPCSRCGTPIIKIKVAQRGTHLCPHCQKLKKV
- the polA gene encoding DNA polymerase I, encoding MSEKKLLLVDGNSVAFRAFFALHNSLERFKNKNGLHTNAIYAFNNMFENVMDREKPTHVLVAFDAGNTTFRTAMYSDYKGGRSKTPGEFREQMPYLRELLVGLGVKHYELDNYEADDIIGTLAHRAAEEGFDVVVLSGDRDLTQLTTDKIKVDITVKGVSEIESYTPEHVAEKYDGLTPHQIIDMKGLAGDTSDNYPGVTKVGEKTAIKLLKQFGSVEGVYENIDELKKSKMKENLINDKDQAFLSKELATIKLDAPVDVSIDDLAYNGKDLDKLIPFFKEMDFKGFLSKLNVEEEEVELEDIKFEVVDEFTEEMFTADSALYVEMLEENYHLSDIVGVAWGTKEKIYVTDELALFESDVFKKWLETANGKKVYDAKRTYVALNRYITKTEGINFDVLLAAYLLDTNDNSNDIAGVAQYYGYTEIQTDEQIYGKGAKKGLPEDREVFFGHLARKIKAIHFLNDKLEKELEEKKQDDLFYQMELPLSRILAEMEITGITVDAQRLQSMRGEFSKRLQEIEKKIYQDAGEEFNINSPKQLGVILFEKMNLPVIKKTKTGYSTAVDVLEQLREQAPIVEHILNYRQIAKIQSTYVEGLLKVIQSDNKIHTRYIQTLTQTGRLSSVDPNLQNIPIRLEEGRKIRQAFVPRDENWLIYSSDYSQIELRVLAHISGDEHLKQAFRDGMDIHTSTAMRVFNVSEDEVTPNMRRNAKAVNFGIVYGISDYGLSQNLGITRKAAQEYIDTYFENYPDVKRYMEESVREAKDKGYAATLYNRRRYLPDINARNFNLRSFAERTAINTPIQGSAADILKLAMIEMAKRLKEEKLQATMLLQVHDELVFEVPESELEQLDALVKEVMENTVQLDVPLLTDSNWGKTWYEAK
- a CDS encoding Bax inhibitor-1/YccA family protein; translation: MNNQETQVYGLNRFYGKIYAFLAMGIGISAVISYMTLNVWSSQVEHFINNFPLGFWGIWIAEIALVIFLGVKAQKNPTLAIGGFIVYSALNGLTLAVTLAMYDIGTVTQAFVTASATFLVMSLIGSFTKRDLSGVGRAALSCLFGIIIAMLLNVFVLRSGAVDFFISILMVVVMSGITAYDNQMIRKIYQGTNGEAGNGVAVFMALQLYLDFINLFISFLRIFGSSK